From Candidatus Hoaglandella endobia, a single genomic window includes:
- a CDS encoding DedA family protein encodes MNIFKELLHALWQQDFKTLSDLRLVWTIYLVVFFILFFENSLLPTAFLPGDSLLILLGMLIAKGTLNFSLVLLLLTVAASLGSWVSYLQGKWLKNNRWVKRWLEHLPAHYHQQAFKMFHRHGLSALLIGRFIAFVRTLLPTIVGLSDLKNLRFHFFNWISAFLWVFILTLLGFSLGKMPLLQRYEEEVMLCVMLLPLALLTIGLISSLVMVWRRKQYYDINNER; translated from the coding sequence ATGAACATATTTAAAGAGCTGTTGCATGCTCTTTGGCAACAAGATTTTAAAACACTTTCAGATCTTCGCCTGGTCTGGACTATTTATTTAGTGGTGTTTTTCATCTTATTTTTCGAAAATAGCTTATTACCTACAGCCTTTTTACCTGGCGATAGTTTACTGATATTACTAGGCATGTTAATCGCTAAAGGTACGCTGAATTTCTCTCTTGTGCTCTTGCTACTAACCGTAGCTGCTAGCCTAGGCAGTTGGGTTAGCTACCTACAAGGTAAATGGTTGAAAAACAACCGTTGGGTGAAAAGATGGCTGGAACACTTGCCTGCGCATTATCACCAGCAGGCTTTTAAAATGTTTCACCGCCACGGGCTCTCGGCACTGCTTATCGGCCGGTTCATCGCTTTTGTCCGTACGCTGTTGCCGACAATTGTCGGGCTATCAGATCTAAAAAATTTACGATTTCACTTTTTTAATTGGATTAGCGCTTTTTTATGGGTGTTTATTTTAACACTATTAGGTTTTAGCCTAGGCAAAATGCCGTTGCTTCAGCGTTACGAAGAGGAGGTTATGCTCTGTGTTATGCTGCTGCCGTTAGCGCTTCTGACTATTGGGCTTATCAGTTCGCTAGTGATGGTTTGGCGTCGCAAACAGTACTATGATATAAACAATGAACGATAA
- the truA gene encoding tRNA pseudouridine(38-40) synthase TruA has translation MFTEQTAFLEVDHSLPSLANNGGLKLALGIEYDGSAYYGWQRQQEVPSVQEHLEHALSTVASEPVTVFCAGRTDAGVHALNQVVHFETSARRPDAAWTFGVNAHLPADIAVCWVRPVADDFHARFSATTRRYCYMIYNHSLRPAIFFRGLTHYYHPLDAQNMAQAGQYLLGENDFTSFRALKCQSRTPWRNVHHLRVTRHGRYIVVDIKANAFVHHMVRNIVGSLLEVGCGNQPAAWIAELLKLRDRNLASATAPATGLYLVEVNYPARFGLPAPLVRPLFLVD, from the coding sequence ATGTTTACTGAGCAAACAGCTTTTCTTGAGGTAGACCACTCCTTACCGTCGTTAGCTAATAATGGTGGGCTAAAGTTGGCGCTTGGAATAGAATATGACGGTAGTGCTTACTATGGCTGGCAACGCCAACAGGAGGTGCCAAGCGTGCAAGAACATCTGGAACACGCTCTATCAACGGTCGCTAGTGAACCGGTAACGGTATTTTGTGCTGGGCGTACCGATGCTGGCGTGCATGCCCTGAACCAGGTGGTACATTTTGAGACCAGCGCGCGCCGGCCTGACGCTGCCTGGACTTTCGGTGTCAATGCTCACCTGCCGGCAGATATTGCCGTGTGCTGGGTGAGACCAGTAGCAGACGATTTTCATGCGAGGTTCAGCGCTACCACTCGCCGCTATTGCTATATGATCTATAACCACAGTTTGCGCCCAGCAATATTTTTTCGTGGATTGACCCATTATTACCATCCACTGGATGCGCAAAACATGGCACAAGCTGGCCAGTATTTGCTGGGAGAAAACGATTTCACCTCTTTTCGAGCCCTAAAGTGCCAGTCGCGTACTCCCTGGCGTAATGTGCACCATCTACGCGTTACGCGCCACGGGCGCTATATTGTAGTAGATATCAAAGCGAATGCTTTCGTTCATCATATGGTTCGTAATATTGTAGGTAGTCTGCTTGAGGTGGGATGCGGCAATCAGCCAGCAGCATGGATTGCTGAGCTACTGAAGCTGCGAGACCGTAACCTGGCCAGTGCAACCGCACCGGCGACTGGGCTTTACCTGGTAGAGGTGAACTACCCGGCACGTTTTGGACTTCCTGCGCCACTAGTTAGACCTTTATTTCTGGTGGATTAA
- a CDS encoding penicillin-binding protein activator — MACTGPGPESQKVLPTPEITAAALQQVDKACLDEEQRLRYSQIINAGQSKPSLDLVRAYISQEQLLKKEGVTHQKNIDKTWQTLLLLPIKQKNIRINSDENVLQGWLELLRLYLNNRQDPNLLQTAIKDWQKAHYPQNPAAKTLPTPLSQIQNYQTLSVGNIAMLLPLSGHEKVFTNAIKQGFISAQEGINSLLNRPAHGADAAGNNLLNSGMPVTSVNTNSMETAPVTGGQAMVACCTANQLPVTLADRNVQVKVYDTTSQTIPAILTLAKKNGARMIIGPLLKNEVEQLYNADTALVDKLNILALNQPDHPEKLQPRPNICYFALAPEDEARDAANHIHQHGRQQPLLLLPRGNLGDRVAKAFTDAWHQAGGSTVLAQRIGSTNELKQSINSGAGIQLTGLPVTGSMPVTITGRTTPNDGSVSSSGRAEGKIDAVYIIATPDELALIKPMIDMNSAHASLALYASSRSYADAGPDYRLEMEGLEFSEIPLLTGTHPALLAQISAQCRGNYLLVRLYAMGIDAWIIANNFSEMRQIPGFQVEGQTGTLSAATPNCVINRKLSWLKYQQGQLIAAQ, encoded by the coding sequence ATGGCCTGTACAGGCCCGGGTCCAGAAAGTCAGAAAGTACTGCCTACTCCTGAAATAACTGCCGCCGCTCTGCAGCAAGTCGATAAAGCCTGTCTTGACGAGGAACAACGCCTGCGCTATAGTCAAATAATAAATGCTGGCCAAAGTAAGCCTTCGCTGGATTTAGTACGTGCTTATATTAGCCAAGAGCAACTGCTTAAAAAAGAAGGTGTTACACACCAGAAAAATATCGATAAAACTTGGCAAACCTTGCTGTTACTGCCGATCAAACAAAAAAACATCAGAATAAACTCTGATGAGAATGTGTTACAGGGCTGGCTTGAGTTGCTTCGTTTGTATTTAAATAATCGTCAAGATCCCAACCTTTTGCAGACAGCAATCAAAGACTGGCAAAAAGCTCATTATCCGCAAAACCCAGCGGCGAAAACGCTGCCAACCCCGCTTAGCCAGATACAAAATTATCAGACATTGTCTGTAGGAAACATCGCTATGCTGCTGCCGTTAAGTGGACATGAAAAAGTGTTCACAAATGCCATTAAACAGGGTTTTATATCAGCGCAGGAGGGCATAAACTCCCTGCTAAACAGGCCAGCTCATGGCGCCGATGCCGCAGGTAACAATCTACTAAATAGCGGTATGCCGGTGACTAGTGTGAATACCAACAGTATGGAAACAGCTCCCGTGACTGGAGGGCAGGCTATGGTCGCCTGCTGCACTGCCAACCAATTGCCCGTAACACTAGCCGACAGAAATGTGCAAGTCAAGGTTTATGACACTACCAGCCAGACGATTCCAGCCATCCTCACGCTGGCAAAAAAGAACGGTGCGCGCATGATTATTGGGCCGCTGTTAAAAAATGAGGTTGAGCAGTTATACAACGCGGACACTGCGCTCGTCGATAAGCTTAATATTCTGGCGCTTAATCAGCCCGATCATCCTGAAAAACTACAACCACGGCCTAACATCTGTTACTTCGCTCTTGCGCCAGAAGATGAGGCACGCGACGCTGCTAACCATATTCATCAGCATGGCAGGCAGCAGCCGTTATTACTGCTACCACGCGGCAATCTTGGTGATCGGGTAGCGAAAGCGTTCACTGATGCCTGGCATCAAGCTGGAGGCAGCACGGTGTTAGCACAGCGCATTGGGTCAACTAACGAACTCAAGCAGAGTATCAACAGCGGCGCCGGAATTCAATTAACCGGCCTGCCGGTTACTGGCAGTATGCCAGTCACTATAACTGGTCGGACTACTCCTAATGACGGTTCAGTCTCTTCTTCAGGCAGAGCTGAAGGTAAGATTGATGCAGTGTATATCATCGCTACGCCAGATGAGTTGGCGCTCATTAAACCAATGATCGATATGAATAGTGCACACGCAAGCCTTGCTTTATACGCTAGTTCGCGTAGCTATGCCGATGCCGGACCCGATTACCGTTTGGAGATGGAAGGACTGGAATTTAGTGAGATACCGTTACTAACGGGCACTCATCCAGCGCTACTGGCGCAGATCAGCGCTCAGTGCCGCGGCAATTATTTATTGGTGCGTTTGTACGCCATGGGAATTGATGCCTGGATTATAGCCAATAACTTCAGCGAAATGCGCCAAATTCCAGGCTTTCAGGTAGAAGGCCAAACTGGCACACTATCAGCAGCTACGCCGAATTGCGTGATCAATCGGAAGTTATCATGGTTGAAATACCAGCAAGGTCAATTGATAGCGGCTCAGTAA
- the fabB gene encoding beta-ketoacyl-ACP synthase I, translating to MKRAVITGLGILSSIGNDQKEVLPSLQQGRSGITFSQELKDSGMRSHVWGNVKLDTTGLIDRKMARFMSDASIYAYLAMEQAITDSRLTPDMVSNDRTGLIVGSGGGSPRNQVAGSDGMRARGLRGVGPYMVTKAMASGVSACLATPFKIRGVNYSISSACSTSAHCIGNAVEMIQLGKQDVVFAGGGEELCWEMACEFDAMGALSTRYNKTPERASRTYDVKRDGFVIAGGGGIVVVEELEHALARSSHIYAEIIGYGATSDGADMVAPSGEGAIRCMQMALKNVDTPVDYLNVHGTSTPVGDVKELWAIRETFGNQHPSFSSTKAMTGHSLGAAGVHETIFTLLMLEHNFIAPSINIEELDPQAAGMNIITEPTQRALNTVMSNSFGFGGTNTTLVMRKYS from the coding sequence ATGAAACGTGCTGTGATTACAGGCTTAGGGATTTTATCAAGTATTGGTAATGACCAAAAAGAAGTCTTACCTTCATTGCAACAAGGCCGCTCTGGAATTACTTTTTCCCAAGAATTGAAAGATTCTGGTATGCGCAGCCATGTATGGGGCAATGTCAAACTAGATACTACCGGGCTAATTGATCGCAAAATGGCGCGCTTTATGAGTGATGCCTCCATTTATGCCTATCTTGCTATGGAGCAGGCAATCACCGATTCCAGGCTCACACCAGACATGGTCTCGAACGATCGCACTGGCCTTATCGTCGGTTCTGGAGGCGGCTCGCCGCGCAACCAGGTTGCCGGTTCGGACGGCATGCGAGCCCGTGGTCTACGTGGTGTAGGGCCTTACATGGTGACTAAAGCGATGGCTTCTGGCGTGTCAGCATGTTTAGCAACGCCTTTTAAGATTCGTGGTGTTAACTATTCCATTAGCTCCGCATGTTCGACTTCTGCCCATTGTATCGGTAATGCAGTAGAAATGATCCAGCTTGGTAAACAAGATGTGGTATTCGCTGGAGGTGGTGAAGAACTATGTTGGGAAATGGCCTGTGAATTCGATGCCATGGGAGCATTATCCACCCGCTATAATAAAACGCCGGAAAGAGCCTCGCGGACTTACGACGTCAAACGCGATGGTTTCGTTATTGCTGGCGGTGGTGGTATCGTTGTAGTAGAAGAGTTAGAACATGCGCTTGCCCGTAGTTCTCATATTTATGCTGAAATTATCGGTTATGGTGCTACTTCAGACGGCGCTGATATGGTAGCGCCGTCTGGAGAAGGAGCGATTCGCTGCATGCAGATGGCACTTAAAAATGTAGATACGCCGGTAGATTATCTTAACGTTCACGGCACTTCTACACCGGTCGGTGATGTAAAAGAACTGTGGGCCATTAGAGAAACTTTTGGCAACCAACACCCATCATTTTCCTCTACTAAAGCGATGACCGGCCACTCACTGGGCGCGGCGGGCGTCCATGAAACTATTTTCACGCTATTGATGCTAGAACACAATTTCATTGCCCCAAGTATTAATATAGAAGAGCTGGATCCGCAAGCAGCAGGCATGAATATCATTACCGAGCCAACCCAGCGAGCACTGAATACCGTGATGAGCAATAGCTTTGGTTTCGGCGGTACGAATACGACCCTCGTGATGCGTAAGTATAGCTAA
- the accD gene encoding acetyl-CoA carboxylase, carboxyltransferase subunit beta gives MSWIERILNKKTITTAHRANIPEGVWTKCANCSQVLYRAELERNLEVCPKCDHHMHMTARARLQAFLDKGSELELASELEPKDILKFMDSKKYKDRLAAAQKATNEKDALLVMKGKLYGMPIVAASFEFAFIGGSMSSVVGARFVRAVEQALEDYCPLVCFSASGGARMQEALMSLMQMAKTSAALARLRNQRLPYISVLTDPTMGGVSASLAMLGDLNVAEPKALIGFAGSRVIEQTVREKLPDGFQRSEFLLEKGAIDLIIRRPEMRRRLACILAKLTNQPQPQDN, from the coding sequence ATGAGCTGGATTGAACGAATTCTCAATAAGAAGACTATAACAACGGCGCATCGAGCGAATATCCCTGAGGGCGTATGGACAAAATGTGCTAACTGTAGCCAGGTGCTGTATCGCGCAGAACTAGAACGTAATCTGGAAGTTTGTCCCAAATGCGACCACCATATGCATATGACCGCGCGCGCGCGCCTACAAGCTTTCCTGGACAAAGGAAGCGAGTTAGAACTAGCTAGTGAGCTAGAGCCAAAAGATATTCTGAAATTCATGGACTCAAAAAAATACAAGGATCGTCTGGCAGCTGCCCAGAAAGCCACCAATGAGAAAGATGCGCTGCTGGTTATGAAAGGGAAGCTATATGGCATGCCTATAGTGGCAGCGTCTTTTGAATTCGCCTTTATCGGCGGGTCGATGTCCTCAGTAGTTGGCGCGCGCTTTGTGCGTGCGGTGGAGCAGGCGCTGGAAGATTACTGTCCTCTGGTTTGCTTTTCCGCTAGCGGAGGTGCCCGCATGCAGGAGGCATTGATGTCGTTGATGCAGATGGCCAAGACTAGTGCCGCACTGGCCAGACTACGCAACCAGCGTTTACCCTATATTTCGGTGCTGACCGATCCTACCATGGGCGGCGTTTCTGCAAGCCTAGCAATGTTGGGAGATCTTAATGTCGCCGAGCCGAAAGCGTTGATAGGCTTCGCTGGTTCGCGAGTGATTGAACAGACTGTGCGAGAAAAATTGCCGGACGGATTTCAGCGCAGCGAATTCCTCCTGGAAAAAGGCGCTATTGATCTCATTATACGCCGGCCGGAGATGCGCCGGCGTCTAGCATGTATTCTGGCAAAGCTGACTAACCAACCGCAGCCGCAAGACAACTGA
- the dolP gene encoding division/outer membrane stress-associated lipid-binding lipoprotein, with translation MKVNTLLLLMYTTVLMLQGCVGAVVVGTTVVVTKTATDPRTVGMQVDDSILKMKVANALAKDQQLKKDARIVNTVYQGKVLLTGQAPTPELAERAKLIALGIDGTIEVYNEIRQGQPLSLGRRYRDIWLTIKILLQLLASDEVKFSNIKVTTENGEVFLLGLVTKAEGKAMTELTSKVIGVKHVIIAFTYQQ, from the coding sequence ATGAAGGTTAATACGCTATTATTACTTATGTACACTACTGTTCTGATGCTACAAGGATGCGTCGGTGCAGTGGTTGTCGGCACCACTGTGGTCGTAACTAAAACTGCTACCGATCCACGCACTGTCGGCATGCAGGTAGATGATAGTATTCTCAAAATGAAGGTGGCAAACGCTTTGGCTAAAGATCAACAATTGAAAAAAGATGCGCGCATCGTCAACACAGTCTATCAAGGAAAAGTATTGCTGACCGGCCAGGCCCCTACCCCTGAACTAGCAGAGCGCGCCAAGCTGATTGCTCTGGGTATCGATGGAACGATAGAAGTGTATAATGAAATCCGCCAGGGCCAGCCGTTATCATTAGGACGCAGATACAGGGATATCTGGCTAACCATTAAGATCCTTTTACAACTATTGGCTAGCGATGAGGTCAAGTTTTCTAACATAAAAGTCACTACGGAAAACGGTGAAGTATTTCTGCTGGGTCTTGTCACTAAAGCCGAAGGTAAAGCCATGACCGAACTAACCAGTAAAGTTATTGGCGTGAAACACGTTATTATCGCTTTTACTTACCAGCAATAG
- a CDS encoding CvpA family protein: MIWIDYVIIGIIIISILVSLICGFIREALSLVTWFFAFFIASHYYSYLTIYLTHVEKQMVRNCIAITLLFVMILVVGAIVNYLISSLIAHTGLSITDRVLGICFGLLRGVIIISIILFYLETFTGFSHTQDWQRSQLRPQFSSIKKCFFDYLKSKSSFLLMQ; the protein is encoded by the coding sequence ATGATCTGGATTGATTACGTTATTATCGGCATCATTATAATTTCTATCCTGGTAAGTCTGATTTGCGGGTTTATCCGCGAAGCGTTATCGTTAGTAACGTGGTTTTTTGCTTTTTTTATTGCCAGCCACTACTACAGTTACCTTACAATATATTTAACCCACGTTGAAAAACAGATGGTGCGTAACTGTATTGCCATTACCTTGCTGTTTGTGATGATTCTGGTAGTTGGAGCGATCGTTAATTACTTGATTAGTTCGCTAATAGCGCATACCGGTCTATCCATCACCGACCGAGTTCTAGGTATTTGTTTCGGTCTGCTGCGGGGCGTAATAATTATCTCGATAATATTATTTTATCTTGAAACTTTTACCGGCTTTTCCCACACCCAAGATTGGCAACGTTCTCAGCTGAGACCCCAATTTAGTAGTATTAAAAAATGTTTTTTTGACTATCTCAAAAGCAAGTCAAGTTTCTTACTGATGCAGTAA
- the mlaA gene encoding phospholipid-binding lipoprotein MlaA → MNFRLSGVAFASVLLIGCISNHNQDDQGQCDPLEGFNRSMFDFNYNVLDPYIVRPAALVWRDYALKPLRNGLSNFFTNLEEPATMVNYLLEGKSYKAMVHFNRFFLNTLLGMGGLIDVASMANAKLAKEESRRFGSILGNYGVGYGTYLQLPGYGSFTPRENVGGLVDDLYPMLSYLTWWMSISKWVLEGLETRAQLLDSDGLLRNSKDPYSMIRTAYFQRHEFLISDGVLPLQKTLNAAEDIKGDLQSIDM, encoded by the coding sequence ATGAATTTTCGCCTGTCAGGTGTGGCTTTTGCCAGCGTCCTTCTTATAGGATGCATAAGTAATCACAATCAGGACGACCAAGGACAGTGTGATCCTTTAGAAGGATTTAACCGCAGCATGTTTGACTTCAATTATAACGTATTAGACCCCTATATAGTTCGGCCAGCGGCGTTAGTGTGGCGGGATTATGCGCTCAAACCGTTACGTAACGGTTTGAGCAACTTTTTTACCAACTTGGAAGAGCCAGCAACGATGGTCAACTACTTGCTCGAAGGTAAGTCCTACAAAGCGATGGTCCATTTTAACCGCTTTTTCCTTAATACGTTACTAGGTATGGGGGGGTTGATTGATGTTGCTTCGATGGCTAATGCGAAGTTAGCGAAAGAGGAATCACGGCGTTTTGGTAGTATATTAGGTAATTACGGTGTAGGCTATGGTACTTATCTTCAATTGCCTGGTTACGGTAGTTTTACTCCACGTGAAAATGTGGGAGGTCTGGTAGACGATCTCTACCCGATGTTGAGCTATCTGACTTGGTGGATGTCTATCAGTAAGTGGGTACTAGAGGGGCTAGAAACCCGCGCTCAACTGTTAGACTCCGACGGTCTGCTGCGCAACTCGAAAGATCCTTATTCAATGATACGCACTGCTTATTTCCAACGACATGAATTCCTCATTAGCGATGGCGTATTGCCGCTACAGAAAACCCTCAATGCTGCTGAGGATATTAAGGGAGATTTACAATCTATAGACATGTAA
- the sixA gene encoding phosphohistidine phosphatase SixA yields MQVLIMRHGDAIANITSSDDTERSLSDRGRNESRLMACWLSGQVAKIEQVLVSPYLRARQTLDCLQKNLVLPDKHEVLLELMPAGNAKLVCYYLQALANKGLNQVLVVSHLPVVGYLVADLCHKQPPMFATASVACVYLDAFSGNGQLCWQVGPQLLSQV; encoded by the coding sequence ATGCAAGTTTTAATTATGCGGCATGGCGATGCTATTGCTAATATCACAAGTAGTGATGATACGGAACGCTCCTTGTCCGATCGGGGTCGTAATGAATCCAGGCTAATGGCGTGCTGGCTTAGTGGCCAGGTTGCCAAAATCGAGCAGGTATTAGTCAGTCCTTATCTGCGTGCTAGACAGACGCTTGATTGCCTGCAGAAGAATTTGGTGCTACCGGACAAGCATGAAGTATTACTGGAACTAATGCCGGCTGGGAATGCTAAGCTGGTATGCTATTATCTCCAGGCACTAGCTAATAAAGGCTTAAACCAGGTATTGGTAGTCTCTCACCTACCGGTGGTGGGGTATCTAGTAGCAGATTTATGCCATAAGCAACCACCGATGTTCGCTACTGCATCCGTAGCTTGCGTCTATTTAGACGCTTTTAGCGGTAATGGCCAGCTGTGCTGGCAGGTAGGGCCACAGCTTTTATCTCAAGTTTGA
- the pta gene encoding phosphate acetyltransferase: protein MLIPSGTSVGLTSVSLGVIKAIEQKGISLSFFKPIAQSNPRYGKDNLDATTSIIRANSNIPAAEPLRMSYVESLISSNKQDLLMEEIISRFHENTKKAKIVLVEGLVPTLQHQFTTALNYEIARTLNAEIIFILALENNSQDKLKERIELVRASFGGIRNKNITGVIINQINTPVNEQGHTGLDLLEMFDASSKASVFSVDTTLLSRNSPLPIFGCIPCNFDLIATRAIDIARHLSAKIIYEGEIQTRRVKSVIFCAHSVANIQEHLRPGALLVTSADRPEVLVAACLAVMNGVKIGAVLLTGGYDIDQSINQLCERAFQTGLPMFTVHTNTWQTSLSLQSFSLEVPADDHSRVKKLQEYIAGHIDHAWLNSLSASSERPRLLSPPAFRYHLTELARQAGKRIILPEGNEPRTVKAATICVERGIANCILLGKPDDIQHVAAVQGVNLGKGIDIIDPQVTRDKYVARLVELRRSKGMTEVVAREQLQDNVVLGTLMLEQGEADGLVSGAVHTTANTIRPPLQLIKTDPDSSLVSSVFFMLLPEQVLVYGDCAINPDPTAEQLAEIAIQSANSAATFGIEPRVAMISYATGNSSAGSDVEKVRKATRLAQAKRPDLVIDGPLQYDAAIMADVALLKAPHSSVAGKATVFIFPDLNTGNTTYKAVQRSANLLSIGPMLQGMRKPVNDLSRGALVYDIVYTVALTAIQAKQAAGAG, encoded by the coding sequence ATGTTGATTCCCAGCGGCACCAGCGTTGGTCTAACTAGCGTGAGTCTCGGTGTTATTAAAGCCATAGAGCAAAAGGGCATAAGTTTAAGCTTTTTTAAACCAATCGCTCAGTCTAACCCCCGCTATGGAAAAGATAACCTAGACGCCACTACCAGCATTATTCGCGCCAACTCCAACATTCCTGCCGCCGAGCCTCTGCGTATGAGCTACGTTGAATCGCTGATCAGCTCTAATAAGCAAGATTTGCTGATGGAGGAAATTATCTCACGTTTTCATGAAAATACTAAAAAGGCGAAAATCGTTCTAGTTGAAGGGCTGGTGCCCACGCTTCAACATCAGTTCACCACCGCTCTGAACTACGAAATAGCCCGTACGCTGAATGCCGAAATAATCTTCATACTTGCTTTGGAAAACAACTCGCAAGATAAATTAAAAGAACGCATTGAACTGGTGCGCGCAAGCTTTGGCGGTATCAGGAATAAAAACATCACCGGTGTTATCATTAATCAAATTAACACACCAGTTAATGAACAAGGTCATACGGGTCTAGATCTATTAGAAATGTTCGACGCTTCCAGTAAAGCTAGCGTCTTCAGTGTTGATACAACCTTGCTTTCTAGAAACAGCCCACTGCCAATTTTTGGCTGTATTCCGTGTAATTTTGACCTTATTGCCACCAGAGCTATCGATATAGCCCGCCACCTGAGCGCTAAAATTATCTACGAAGGTGAAATTCAGACTCGGCGCGTGAAATCAGTAATTTTCTGTGCGCACAGTGTGGCTAATATACAAGAGCATCTCCGGCCTGGAGCGTTGCTAGTGACATCTGCAGATCGTCCTGAAGTATTAGTGGCGGCCTGCCTTGCGGTGATGAACGGAGTTAAAATTGGCGCGGTATTACTAACCGGCGGCTATGATATCGACCAGAGCATTAACCAGTTGTGCGAGCGCGCCTTCCAGACTGGCTTGCCAATGTTTACTGTGCATACTAATACCTGGCAGACCTCGCTCAGCTTGCAAAGCTTTAGCCTCGAAGTACCAGCAGACGACCACAGTCGGGTAAAAAAACTGCAAGAATATATTGCAGGCCATATTGATCACGCCTGGCTCAATTCTCTGTCTGCCAGTTCTGAACGGCCACGTCTTCTATCGCCACCTGCTTTTCGCTATCATTTAACCGAGCTAGCCCGTCAAGCGGGGAAACGTATAATCTTGCCTGAGGGTAATGAGCCGCGCACCGTAAAAGCTGCGACCATCTGCGTCGAACGCGGCATCGCCAACTGTATTTTGCTGGGCAAACCGGATGACATCCAGCATGTGGCAGCAGTTCAGGGGGTAAATTTGGGCAAAGGTATCGATATTATTGATCCGCAAGTGACGCGCGATAAGTACGTCGCTCGACTAGTAGAGCTGCGTAGGAGTAAAGGGATGACAGAAGTAGTGGCCAGAGAGCAATTGCAAGATAATGTAGTGCTGGGCACGCTGATGCTTGAGCAAGGCGAAGCTGACGGCCTGGTGTCAGGCGCGGTACACACTACTGCAAACACTATTCGTCCCCCACTACAGCTCATCAAGACCGACCCAGATAGCTCTCTGGTATCGTCGGTGTTCTTTATGCTATTGCCTGAGCAAGTTCTAGTTTATGGCGATTGCGCCATAAATCCTGATCCTACAGCAGAGCAATTAGCAGAAATCGCTATTCAGTCAGCTAATTCTGCCGCCACTTTCGGAATTGAGCCTCGCGTGGCAATGATTTCCTACGCTACCGGCAACTCTAGCGCCGGCAGTGACGTTGAGAAGGTGCGCAAAGCAACTCGGCTGGCGCAGGCAAAAAGGCCGGATCTAGTCATTGATGGCCCGCTGCAGTATGACGCCGCTATCATGGCAGACGTCGCACTGTTAAAAGCACCTCACTCGTCGGTGGCGGGCAAAGCAACGGTATTTATCTTTCCCGACTTGAATACCGGCAATACCACCTATAAAGCGGTGCAGCGCTCGGCTAATCTGCTTTCCATCGGCCCAATGCTGCAAGGAATGCGAAAGCCCGTTAACGATCTATCGCGCGGCGCGCTAGTGTACGATATAGTGTATACTGTTGCCCTGACCGCCATACAGGCCAAGCAGGCAGCAGGAGCCGGATGA